TGTGGTGTCAGGATGTTCTTGATAGGTACAGCAAATAAAGAATTGGCTTGCATGCAACCATCTTTTTTCCTATTTTACCTCTCATCCTTCCACCCTCCATCTCGTCTCATTCTTCATGGTGATTATTCTTTGGCAGGTTAATATTGCTGGTTGGCTTCCTCTTGTTCTCTTGTGCTGTTTTCTATGTCATATCAAAACGCATCGGATTGTTCAAGTTGCAGAGAAAGGTCATAGAAGCTATCAAGGCAGGGATGATTGTACCAGGAGATTTGGGGGCTGGGGCAGCTGAAAACGGGTTTAATGGAGTGCGTGTTGATGACAATGTTGTCCCTAACTTGGAGGTGCCTCCATTAGAAATGCACGACGAATTGTAATCTGCTTGCTTGTCTCAGTTTTGGCATATTACTCCTACCATTTCTGAAAAAGAGGTACcgacactttttcattttagcctaaaagaGGTACTATCAGTTTTGGCATATTACTCCATTAGTACTATTTACTCACTGACGATTGTAATCTGCTTGCTTGTCTGAGTTTTGTCATATTATTATTTACTCACTGATCGTATATATAAGAAAGCTCCACTAATTTTAGACGTGTTTGTGCTGTTTATTTGTTGAGCATCTAACAATCTGTGACATGCTCGATCATACATGATGGAGGCCACTTGTTTGTATTAAATGAAAACACAAATGCATTTACTTTCTGTACCTTCGTATTCTTTACTTCCTGTTGGTTTATTTTTGAGCACTGCGAGTCTGATTTTGTGGCTATGTTTCTACATTATATTTATTAACATTGCAGGCATTTGACAGATAATAAACAATTAAGAGGCATAAAAGGAAACGAAACCATTCAATCCATAACTAAAAGAGGACAAGTAGAAtgataggaagaagaagagaccGTATTTTACAAAGTTTACTTAAAACAATCCAATTGTGAATTGATTGATTTAGCAAACAAACAGGTATCAAGTTCTATGTTTCTGTTTTCGTTTtaaaaactccagcaaaaatgcGGTAAACAATTTGGTGAAACCGTGGCTTTCAGACAAAAGTAACTCTATCTGACTTTGTTTTTGCGGTATTGAAGACCAACAACTGACCTAGAGGGAGAAGGAGAGAGTAGGAAAAGGCTGTCTATGCCAGAAGCCAAAAGTTCTTGTGGGTCTTGGTATTTAGAAGATAGCCACCATTTTGGCCTTTCTTTTGAACTCCAACACAAGTGCATTTGCTGTTCTCAATCAAGTACTCGGCGGTATCCATTCCTTTTGTTGCCTTTGTAGAATGCGTGCTCAGCCTACATCTGTTCACCCAGACAACAACATAGAGCTCAAACATCATAAGATAGCAACATCAAAGAATTGAATGGACCATAAAATGTAAGATGATTTTTCTTATGTCCCCATGTGGATTATCAAGAAAACTTCTCACAGAATACAAATTCTTCCGAAATCTTAACCAATCTACCTTTCAGAAACTGTCCGTTTTAACCACAGATTCTTAGAATCTTAATGAAAGCAATAAATCATACAAGGAAACCAATAACAAAAAATATCAGAAAGAAAGGGTGAAAATCATTGCTTACCCTAAAATTGCACTAGAGAGATGGCGTCGCTGGCCAACAACAAGAAGGTCAATGCTCAAAAGCTTACTTTGCATAAGAACAGTAAAAGCCTTCTCCCTCCCTTCCATTTCTACTCTTTCTGTATTTACCTTCACCTTTGGTTGAGCTAATTCACATGCATTTTTCATCTCTGCTAGAAACTCTAAATCCCTTTCTTTTTgctctttttgttctttatcttctccaccaccacctccacctacTCCTCTTTCCCCCCTCTCTGATCCGCCTTCACTTGTGGTTGTTGCAGAAGGCGATCGTTTAAGGAATGTAGTCAATGTATTCCGCCATGAACTCGCATTTGCTACATGAAGAAGAATCAACTCATCATGTTCCAGAATTGCATGAGATAATACCCACTGTAATGCACCAGCCGATTCACGGGTTGGATCTGCCACCACCATTATCTTTCTTGGCAATGAGCTTGTCCTCTCCATCTCATTCGATCAAATCCCTTCTTGCACGGCATCCACAAACAGAGTTGTTGTATATTCTCCGTTTCGTTTCACTGCGTGCCGGTTGGTATTCTTGCAAAGCAATTACCATCGGCTGGCACCGCCGccaccagcaccaccaagatCAAAGAGGATGAAGAGGATAACCTTCTTTTCTCATGAACTTTTTTCATaatccaaatatgggttttaggTTGCTATGTTGTTGATAATGTTCAATTGTAAAAATGGATGCAACTAAAAAACAGCAAATTTAGCTGATTTTTTTGTGACGCAGGATTGGTTTTACTCTTCTAATAATAGGCATGACCTGGTCAATGGAAAAAGACAGAAAAGATAAGAAAACGAACTAATTTAACTGCTTTAACTAGGTGTAATTGTGTTCACCCACTTGTTGTATGGGCCAACAAGAACAACCAATCATGGTTATATGTTCTGTTCATCTGATTGTCACATAAATCCAAGTGACTCATGCCGTGATTGGTGAGGACTCGAATTAGTGTGAACCTGTTAATTGCTCTAAGGAGCTACAGTGTCTGCACAACTTTTTTATTCCAAATAACATTCTGAGTAACAATTAACATCTACATTTCAGGCTTGAATGGAAACTGCGTCTATCAATCTCTGGTTTTCTACTCTAATCAAAAATAAGATTACTATAACACGTGATACAGTTTAGCTGGAGTGTTCTGTTCTTTATCCACCTATAGATAAAGGTAAATCATAGTGATCGAAAAATTTCAGAATCTTCGCGCATTCATTCTGCTATTAACATTTTGTCATTGAGTCGATGATTTGAAGAAACTGAATCTGGGCCCTTTACTTTTTAACTTCCCGGCTTCCTTCTGAGTGATGGTAACTTTCCTCGTTCAGACAAAGTAAATCAAAAGACAGTTATCCCTGCCAGCTGATGTGTTTCAGAAAACTTATGCATCTCCTAAGACAAGGGTATCAATGAATTAACGACTCCCAATAGAGGAGTTTAGGTGAGAACACATGAAGTAGAATCATGATGTTTCAAGGTAATATAATTGGTTTTTGACACTAGACTCACCTCATCAGCTTTTTGCATTTAATTTCTCTAGGAGGATTTTGTTCAATGAAACCAACCTACACATATACTAGTAAACCATAGTTCTGCACTAGTAATATGCGGCAAAATTTATTACGATAGAGTTGGTAGTTAACTTGCCTGAACCAAATCCTTTTCTTCAATAACAGCTTTGACAGTTCCACCTTTGGCTATATGCTCAAATAGTATCTACAGATTTATATTAGATGATTAAAGTCaattcaaatatatatatatatatatatatatatatatatagagagagagagagagagagagaataatcACATCTTTCCCAATCTTTCCGCTGATAATTCCACCTTTGATGGAGGATATTAGTTCAGCCAGCTCCTGTGGTGTAAGTTTAATTTCTGTTATAGATAGTTTTTCATTCTTCAAGTAAGCAGCAATATCACCCATGATCCAATTGGCCGCCATTTTCACATCAGCACCTTTGTCAACAGCAGACTCGAAAAAATTGCAGACCTGAAACATTAATTAAGTGAAATTTTGAAACTTGTCAAATCTTGGAATAAATTTTTGTATAACACTAATGATGAAAAAGTACAAAATGAATAGGGCATTAGGACTAACATTTGTGTCGTTGGAAAGTAACAAAACATCCTGCACGCTGAGGCCCATATTCTCAAATCTCCGGTTCTTCATTTCTGGAAGTTCAGGCAAAGAAGCACGAATACTCTCGACATAGTCCTCCGTGAGAACCACTTCTGGAAGGTCTGGTTCGGGGAAATATCGATAGTCAGCAAGTCCCTCTTTTTTCCTCATTGTTGCCGTTTTCTAAACAGTCGACACAAGGTCAGTCATAGAATATTGTAACCATTATGAAATGATGACAGTTGAGACGGAGAACCTGAGCACCCTCTTCCCAAAGTCGAGTTTCCTGTACAATTTGATCAGCCTGGCCTTGATTGTGGAGAAGAACCTGCCTGGAAATCTCGAAATCGATTGCCTTGTGCATGGCTGAAAATGAGTTCATGTTCTTTATTTCGACCTAGCAATACAAAAAGAGTGACTGAaatatttagaaactgtaattggTTGTCAAATCAATACTCAGGCTCAAGAATTGTATTTCAGGAACTATGGATATTAAGCATATAGAGTTTGGCTACCTTCGTTCCATACTCCGTCTGCCCTGTAGGCCGGACTGATACATTCACATCACACCGCAGGGAACCTTCCTGCATATTGCCATTACCCACTCCCAAATAGCGGACCAACCTTTGTATCTCAGCCGCATACTCAGCAGCCTCGATCCCAGTTCTCATATCAGGCTCTGAAACAATCTCAAGCAACGGTACCCCTGCTCTATTCAAGTCCACCTGAACAAAGAACCAAAATGATATCAACAAGCCTAAAAAACTACACGGAACTACTTGACAAACTAGAAGTCGGTAAAAGCTGAGAATACTAAAGAAAACAAAATGGATTACCTGTGAGTACGTCCCAGTTCCAGAGTGCATTAACTTCCCAGCATCTTCTTCCATGTGAACCCTGGTTATTCCAAACTTCCTATGCCCACCACCAAACTCAAGAGGAAGATCCAAATCGACATAACCATCACTTGCAATCGGAATATCAAACTGTGAAATCTGGTAACCTTTAGGAAGATCAGGataaaaatattgtttcctatcaAACTTTGAAGTCATTGCCAGTTTGCAATTAAGCGCAAGTCCTAGTTTCACTGCACACTCAATAACCTTTGAATTGAATATGGGCAACGCACCAGGTAGACCCATACAAATTGGACAAACAGTAGTGTTTGGTTGAGACCCATAGTTGTAAGGGCAGCTACAGAAGGCTTTAGTTAGAGTTGAAAGCTGGACATGTGTCTCTATACCTATAACTGCTTCGtaatcattcaacattttctcattCTCTCTGACTTGCGTAGTACTAGTAGATGCCTTAATCTGTGTTGTTTTAGTGTTGCCAATTCTTGTCTTGGTTTTTTCAGTTTGCGTGTTTTGCATTGTGCAAAAGAAAACACCATTTCTTGTGGTGAAGAGAGAAGATGGGCAAAGGAGAGATGAATGAGTACGAAGTCCTCTGGAACATAGAGAAGCCATACTAACTTGTC
Above is a genomic segment from Papaver somniferum cultivar HN1 chromosome 10, ASM357369v1, whole genome shotgun sequence containing:
- the LOC113316215 gene encoding uncharacterized protein LOC113316215 — encoded protein: MERTSSLPRKIMVVADPTRESAGALQWVLSHAILEHDELILLHVANASSWRNTLTTFLKRSPSATTTSEGGSERGERGVGGGGGGEDKEQKEQKERDLEFLAEMKNACELAQPKVKVNTERVEMEGREKAFTVLMQSKLLSIDLLVVGQRRHLSSAILGCRLSTHSTKATKGMDTAEYLIENSKCTCVGVQKKGQNGGYLLNTKTHKNFWLLA
- the LOC113318488 gene encoding glutamyl-tRNA(Gln) amidotransferase subunit B, chloroplastic/mitochondrial-like, giving the protein MASLCSRGLRTHSSLLCPSSLFTTRNGVFFCTMQNTQTEKTKTRIGNTKTTQIKASTSTTQVRENEKMLNDYEAVIGIETHVQLSTLTKAFCSCPYNYGSQPNTTVCPICMGLPGALPIFNSKVIECAVKLGLALNCKLAMTSKFDRKQYFYPDLPKGYQISQFDIPIASDGYVDLDLPLEFGGGHRKFGITRVHMEEDAGKLMHSGTGTYSQVDLNRAGVPLLEIVSEPDMRTGIEAAEYAAEIQRLVRYLGVGNGNMQEGSLRCDVNVSVRPTGQTEYGTKVEIKNMNSFSAMHKAIDFEISRQVLLHNQGQADQIVQETRLWEEGAQKTATMRKKEGLADYRYFPEPDLPEVVLTEDYVESIRASLPELPEMKNRRFENMGLSVQDVLLLSNDTNVCNFFESAVDKGADVKMAANWIMGDIAAYLKNEKLSITEIKLTPQELAELISSIKGGIISGKIGKDILFEHIAKGGTVKAVIEEKDLVQVMPIIRRVKPILRHKKIS